Below is a genomic region from Henckelia pumila isolate YLH828 chromosome 3, ASM3356847v2, whole genome shotgun sequence.
AACTAGCATGTAATACTATATAAGCATATAAGGACTAAAGAGTGGATTTGAAGTTATACACTCCTCTCAACAACAAAAATACATAtgaatatatttgaaatcaATGGATTTGAAATCCATCAATCCAAGCGCAACCATAAAAGATTTCGTATTTGATCATTCAAAGAAAATATGTTTCTTCATGTTTGCTTTGTTTATCctcagacatcaaaatattaagGTTATAATGAACATTCAAAATTCTTAAATGGTATTGTTTTGAATTTCATTATAGTATGTTTTCAGAGCAtagaaaaaaacaaattttgggaAGTCCTGTTTTAATTTTATCGCATTTTGACAGTTCTTGTGTACGGACAGAAGTTATACTCAGTGCAGTATTTCCTTGCTTTCTTTTTACTATTTCTCTAACGTTGAACATTATTGATGGTTTGTTAATTAGAATTGGAACTCCTGTCATTTTATGGTCAGCTCATCTTTTGCCTTTTTTCAATTTCAGATGTATATGGACTCGGAGATCAGGGCTATAATGGCACAATACATGCCTCTAGACAGCCAAAACGAAGTTCCCAATCATGTTAACGACAATCATGCTTGAACTGAATCCTAAAAATCATTCTATCACAAGGGTGATGCGGGGACTCGTTGGACTGACTTTTGTCTCCATCAGAAGGTTTTGAAGGTATAATTATCTGGTTTTGTAAAAACTTGTTTCACAATAAGTGAACATGTCCGAATCACGATCTTCTTAGGGTATAAGAAAAGGTcataaatttgtaaattttatcATGTGACAGGTTGTGCCCTCTTTAATTAATCGAGATCCCTTGGTTGTACGCGTCTTTTTCTCTCTTTTGTGTACACGGACTGCACATTTCATGTTAGGAGAGTCAAACATTGCATCTCTTAGCCAAAATCTGAAATCTTTTAATATACAGCATGTGTGTTTTTGGAATGATGGTGCTTGAGAATTTTGTTGATTCAGATAATGTTGTTTTGAGCATTAAATTGCATAGATCTCAAGAATTGCTGACACAGAGGAAACTTGTATTGGCTCTGAAGCATATGACTAAATTTAGTTGGATCTGCTAAACTATATATAAAACTCAATTAAAAGGGTATCAGTTCCACTACCTGCAAGGAAAGTGGATCTGCATGCTTTCTTTGATGTCCAAGATTTTCCATTTCTATTTGTGTcataattagattttatattCACATATAGACAGTAGTTATATTCCTATTCAAATAAATTTAGAATATAAGTTTCCGAGGGTCAGTAATCATTATGCAATGTGACCACCATCTGCTTGCATGAATTATGATGTAGATGACCTGATGTATGTTAAGGAGATTGGTGTAGACTTTATGCGAAAACGCAGATAGTTAAAATCTCGGTGGTCGCTAGTGTTGTGGTATCATAGTCCATGTAACTTTACATGATATTATTGCATCAATGTCTAAGATCAGCAGTCCTAAAGAGAGGCATTTTTGCGTTTGTGAGAAGGTTTTGTTCCTCTTTTCCTGCTGTTATGAATCGATTGTGGTCGTTTTATGTCGCGAACACCATTGATTTCTTCATTCTCGGCGAACCATCCATGGCAGTGGTAGCAGAGAAGCAGCCATTTTTTTACAGCATGGTTGTTTTTGACGTTGTAATtgccatttttttttatttgttattttaaaaaaaagaagttGAGGATAAAATTGTATAAATAAGTACAGGTTAAGAAGCTTTTTCCGGTTTAGAAAAATGATGATAATATGTTGGTTACCTTAATTAACTCGAGATAGAAGTGGCGTCGAAatggaaaaaatatatttataattatgtgTGTGTGCAAGCTCgtgtgtatataatatatatatatatatatcaaaatattacatGTCTATATAATGtctaaattaaaaaaactcaaaatatttaaatgcaTTATTTGTCCCTAACTCGTTCCTGATTCCTTGCCCATACATTACATAAAATCTTGATTAAAGCCATATTTTTAACATATATTTATTCACCATGTTTTTAACATATATTTATTCGCaatattaaacaaataaataagtcAACTAATATAGATTTTACTTGTACATAATGTTTTTTTGCTTAAAATGAACCAAatacatataataacataaaataataaaaataaataatttttttttgaaaaggcaaaaaaaaaaaacaatagttTAAAACTGATAGTTTTAACTTTGATATCAAGGTTTAAATGATTGTGTTCCTATAGTCTATATATCTAATATTTTTATCTAAAAAAGccacatttaattaaaaaatttatgtcaACCTTTGAGGGATTGTAAATCAAGTTGGCAAATATTATTccgagaataaaaaaaattatttggtatTGGGTTAGATAAAGTAACAGATTAACCAccaaaaaagtaaaaaataaaagtaGCAGATTAAGCTTTATTTTGGATATGTATGATTGTTTTccaaaaagtaaaaataaaagatTTCCCAATTTGTTAATAAAAGATGATTCATGATTATCTAAAATCACATGGGTTGTGTTTGGATTAATGCGTATTTGGATTTGTCTGACGAAAACATTTGAAATCTATTAATTTGAAAAGACAAATTAAATTTGACGAGTTAATTTGAAATTCaagcataaaaatatatttagctAACATAAAagatttcaaaaatttctttttaattttgaataaaatgcgatttgaatttttgagaCGTGAATTTGAAATGAATTCAAACGCAACCTTAGAGCAAAGAGGAAATGCTCAATCATGGCCATGGGGAAGACAATTACTCAGAAGTCAGaaactaaattaaaaaataatttatttatttatttatttttataaaaaagggAAAAACGTACCAGTGTCTCAATTCTCGAGAAACATTAATTAATACAGCAAAGGGAAAAACGTACCACCattgttttttaaataattactattttatttatttatattttatatattaatataatttatatagaCACACATATTACAAGTGCTGAAGTGCATGATGGTGGTATATTTGGTCATAATTTAAGGGCTTTCAAAGGGGAAGTTACAAGATCATGTCGACACACGTACAATTAAgagaatatataaatatatatgaaagatttaattaattaatttgattgatAAACATCAAACAATAGTTAAGGTTTATTagctattttaatatttatgtaGACCTACGGCAAATAAGTATAGAATGGAGTTTAAACACGTATTGAGTACAATCTAAATCTAAGTAGATTAGtttttattgtaaaaaaaattaattaattatgtcgATGCTGGTAGAAGtataaaaagataaattttcaaaatgaaTATCATTCCGTAATTAGTTGTAAAACTGATAATATcgaatataattataatatatagttTATACTTTTATCCAGATTaattatacacacacacacactaatTACTATTAAATTTCTTGCTCTTAAGCCAGTTACtcttaaatataataatttattataatcATGGACCCATTTATTGATTCTTAATTAGGCATTGATAAAGAAATGTCGatcaattaattatattaattaatataccaGTTAATGAAAACTACTTGAACTATCTCCACAATTTTTTTCCTTAACTCAGCCATATATTTGTACAATTTAAAGGTCAAGACCACAAtttctctttaaaaaaaatatatataggatgatcgatgaAATCCATTTCTCCAtatatagtaaaaaaaaaaaaaattaggaaaaAAATCATTGGTAAATGGTTaccatgcatgcatgcatggaTGGTATGCGATATTTATTTGCGTAAAAATGTAATTTATATCCTGCGTGGATCCCGGTTTTGGAGCCACATTAGGGTTACAATAATCCGGCCGGTTCGGTAGGTGTCGAGGAAGAATCCTGCATTAATATTTTAGGATTCTTGTGATTTTGCAGCTTTGATCCTTAAATCAAGCCCTATGTCCATTCCATTATAAGCAATGGGAGCATACATCCACAGATCATCAGAACTCAGAAGCTGCAGCACAAACAGTACAAAGAAAGCCAATATTAATTAAGATCTTGAAAGATGCAAAGGACTATTTTAtgtgtgatttaatttttctcTAAAAATACATTTCAACTTCCAAACTTATAATAAGTTATGCAAATTTTAGATTTTGAACCAATCTTGTATTTATTGGCAAATCAACTTAGACATATAtatcataatcaaaatattcaaGTGCATTGATTTTCTTGACGATATATCAATTTTTGTATTACATTGAAAAAAAGGgagaaataaaaagaaaaacaaataaaaaaatcgatGCCATTCGAAAATATTTCTTACCTTGATCTGAAGTTGCAAAAATTTTACGTATTCCACAGCCTCTTCAAGCATAGTACTGATATCAacctattatattatataataaaaacgTTGTTATTTCTCAGATTCTCATAGACCATAAATATTTAgagaaaatatataaaaattttgaatatatttttttattttatttttgggattATAGTTACTTAATGTATGGAACAGTACCAGTTTTATTGATCAACAATATTGCAACTTACCTTAGTTCCATTGGGAACCAGACACTGCAAGATTTTCAATCTCTCGTTGATTTTCTCTCTTCTTTTCtgtaaaaattgtgaaaatatAAAGTAAGAAAATTTAACTACTCTTAATTAACATCTACAAATCATTGAATGAGACTTTAAGATTCAACAATATTAATGCAATTAATTACCCTAAGGATACTTACTCTAGCATAAAGACTCTGAGGGTCAGTTGCTGAACCCCGGCTGGCCCGAGCCTTTCCACTGCCTTTCGAGTCTGAACTCGAAGGCAAGTACCCTCCGTTTAGTTCGAGTGAACCGTAGGCCGAATCATCTTCCATGCTGCAGCTACTTGAGCCATGCCTCACAAGTTCGGTATTCATGTTATcgatgttgttgttgttgttgttgtcgtCGTCAAGAATCTTCATCTTAATGTTTCTCTTGTTCTTGTTGACCTAAATAAGAAATTAAAGAAATGAAAACGATAATCAAATTGTGAAAATCATCTCCTTTGAATTGACACTAGTATATGatccatatatatatgatcatatataatataaaaaaagtgGCAATAATGCATGCGGTACTTACTTCTGTAGGCATTCTAGGTCTTTTCTTGGATGATTCCCTAGGGTTGCTGAATCTATCTTGTTCTGATGGCAAACACATTGGCGGTTCGGACGGATTTTCGTGTAGTGATCCTACACTGTCTCTGCTTGTTTCCCGGTATAAGAACATCCCATGATCCCCATTCATGACATGATTATCATACGTCAATGAATGACACCGGGATATTTCGTCGTGTTTACTCTCCTTCAAACCGTAATCCAATATTGCCATCGGATAGCGCGTTTCATGACTTGAGAAGGGAAGAAGAATGTCATTCCCCTGTGCCATATTCGAGTCCTGATCGGGCCAAAAACAAGAAGTAATCGTGAAGTTAGAACTACCGGCGGACATGTAGTCGAATGGATCCAAGGAGTTTCGAAGTAAATTCGACATGAAATCCCCTTCATCTGAGCACGTTCCATTGAATGAACCCCATTCCCCTTCATACACTGCACCAAGAAGTTCCATAGAGTTTTTTTAATACTAGCGTAAATAATGGATGGGTACGGTGTCTTGGTTCTTAGCAGCTGAAGGGAAGCTAGGTTTCTTGAAAGTGTTGAGAGGTGGTGATCGAaaacaatattatttataagcTTACAAACTAGGATAAAATATGTTATTTAATTTGGTTTAGTTATTATATATACTACTTGTTTGTGGAATATACAAGCAATAAGTGCTCATAATTAACTTATTAGCATTATTATTAACATATCTGAAAATCATAATCTAATTTATCAAACCATGCATTATTAGTGTTTTggcattttataaaattagaaGATTGTATAAAAtgactccaaaaaaaaaaaaaaagaatatataCACCACTAAAATTCTAGTCTTAAGTATTCCGATAAGTTGGATTTTCTTTTTCGACGTCGTATTCACCAGTAAAATTGCGACACAGAAATGTCAAAATAGGCTAACCCCTTTGATCGCTAGACCCTTCGGCCGATTCAACACATTGAATTAAACACAAAATTTTCTACGCCCACCGGACGCTGCCTGACACCTATAATATATAGGTGCATGTGTTAGGTTGGCAAGCACATAATTTCTCAACCTGCCAAAAAAAGGCGTGTTCTGCCCTGCAAAATCCCGTTTCGACATTTCTAATCTTGGATAACGTGTGAATAATGGTTAAGTGTCACATTACAATATTTTTACATCACATGAACACTCCAACGATAAATGCGAAAATATAAATACTTATATATTGAATTAAGATCAAATTAATCTTGACTCCACGAATCATGTTGCTCATGAGTTAGTAAAGGGCAGCTATTTTTTTCGGATCTTATAGGACGACTCATATCTTCGCCTTATTTAATTTATGATGTAATTATACTCGACGAAGTTTGAATAtacttatcaatttttttttaaaaaaaaattgactacttacaaaattaaaaaaaaaaaattatagaccAAGTTATGGGACAATCTGTTTTGCAATTTTCCCCATTTTTTTTCCGATTAAGTTATAAGTAATTAATAAACTAATATATATACCATCTTCAATTcttcatctattaattattaataataattgtcTGGGACCTACACAACTCACGGAGGagcaatatatataaatatataagagACACATTACTCGCATAAGCCTAGCTAAATCAGAAACaatattattcttaaataattaatatttcgtTAATCCGTAGATGCTGTACATATCTGGTGACATCATCGATCTACAACAGAAAACTGAACGTGGAGATGAGTCGGACAACCCCACCAGACATGATCTCTCCCAGCTTGGCTCCTGTCCCAATGCTCCCAAAAATACCTAAAAAAATATCTAAATCTCCATATATATCCtaccctatatatatatacacacacacacatacatacacacttactgtgtgtgtgtgtaatgtTAAGAACTAGTCCAACTGCATGACAAGATCAAGAATGTGCTAAATGAAATAGTACTCCATGGAACTTTTATCACGTTTCGTGCTTGAAAACTGAACAGTAAATACTATTAAacaccattttttttttgtgagatGAGATGATGATCAAAGAATGTATGATCATAGATTAATATATAAGTCTAATATTTTGTACAGCTTTGAGTCAACATTAAAGTCGATCAAAATTATAAGGAAATGTAATCAACTAATGTCACATCCTTTATATCAGACGATGACGAAATTGATAATATATTTAGAACTTCAACTCCTATATAAGACTTCAGATCATTGAAGCCACATTGAGGCTTGAGCTTAAATTGAGTCAAGTTGGATCACATCTGTTATACACAAAGAACACTCTAATGTACAAGATTTGAACTTGACATCATGTTTAAGAAAATCGGAGCAATAGCTAGATAGCTCCAACCGACAAGTGTTTGATTAATATAGAAATACATTTTTGGGCAAGGAATATTGTAAAGAATATTGACTACGTACATGTAACATGatatttatgttttaaaaaaataaaatctaaatccatgtttgatttcgaggaatTAAAGATACGCAtaatacataataataataataataataataataaaccacCACCACCTACTCTACATACGAATTACGATGTGTGTGGAAAAAGTTCCAAGGACGCGACTTGTTTAGCTGTCCAAATTAGGAATTTTTATATACTTTAactcttttttattttcaaaaaaaactcttttttattttatttaaaataaccgtgctatatttatttttaaaaaatttagggtgattaaatttttttagttaATAATATAATACACAGAGTTTTTGTACATATTAAATATTACGCCAAACTGAtcaatatatatgtatgtatatgtatatcaCACTTACATGTGCTGTCTGCCTATGTAtagttataaatattttaaaaacattgGAATCAATTAATGTGTCCTTTTTTTAATGCATCAATGt
It encodes:
- the LOC140888570 gene encoding uncharacterized protein is translated as MELLGAVYEGEWGSFNGTCSDEGDFMSNLLRNSLDPFDYMSAGSSNFTITSCFWPDQDSNMAQGNDILLPFSSHETRYPMAILDYGLKESKHDEISRCHSLTYDNHVMNGDHGMFLYRETSRDSVGSLHENPSEPPMCLPSEQDRFSNPRESSKKRPRMPTEVNKNKRNIKMKILDDDNNNNNNIDNMNTELVRHGSSSCSMEDDSAYGSLELNGGYLPSSSDSKGSGKARASRGSATDPQSLYARKRREKINERLKILQCLVPNGTKVDISTMLEEAVEYVKFLQLQIKLLSSDDLWMYAPIAYNGMDIGLDLRIKAAKSQES